In Saccharothrix violaceirubra, the following are encoded in one genomic region:
- a CDS encoding helix-turn-helix transcriptional regulator translates to MEMFEVIRQRRTELGMSQADLATAVGVDKRQIRRYEANEAQPNLVVAKAVADALGITIDELAGGDSRRLNLAGDWWAVWQTWNDGQEVINPHQAHMTQRGDQLEIVATTRGTQEFEKGGYLWRGEMRLWDNEALMGWYVAAEGGVRSKGTMYFALHQHGQRMTGRWVGLSYDGPIVTGWAAMARSESEATALINELREQGEVKA, encoded by the coding sequence ATGGAGATGTTCGAGGTCATCCGTCAACGTCGAACCGAACTAGGGATGTCGCAGGCTGATCTTGCGACGGCTGTAGGCGTGGACAAGCGACAGATTCGGCGGTACGAGGCGAACGAGGCTCAGCCGAACCTGGTCGTCGCGAAGGCTGTGGCAGATGCCCTCGGGATCACGATCGACGAACTTGCCGGTGGTGACAGTCGCCGCTTGAACCTGGCGGGCGACTGGTGGGCTGTATGGCAGACGTGGAACGACGGTCAGGAAGTGATCAATCCGCATCAAGCCCACATGACTCAGCGCGGCGACCAACTAGAGATCGTTGCTACCACGCGAGGTACCCAAGAGTTCGAGAAGGGTGGGTACTTGTGGCGCGGCGAAATGCGACTCTGGGACAACGAAGCGCTCATGGGTTGGTATGTGGCGGCAGAGGGCGGCGTGCGTTCCAAGGGAACCATGTACTTCGCCCTGCACCAGCACGGGCAACGCATGACCGGCAGGTGGGTCGGCCTCAGCTACGACGGCCCGATCGTCACCGGCTGGGCAGCGATGGCCCGGTCTGAGTCCGAAGCGACTGCACTGATCAACGAACTTCGGGAGCAGGGGGAGGTCAAGGCATGA
- the cutA gene encoding divalent-cation tolerance protein CutA, whose product MSVDICEVIITASDAEWLVRFTRSLVEDRLVACGQHITPVRSVYRWDGEIQEDTEARVALHTRADLVPAVVERVNREHPYDVPCVLAVPVFASNPAYAQWVLDETGSPE is encoded by the coding sequence ATGAGCGTCGACATCTGCGAGGTGATCATCACGGCGTCGGATGCCGAATGGCTTGTTCGGTTCACTCGCTCGCTTGTCGAGGATCGGTTGGTCGCTTGCGGCCAGCACATCACCCCCGTTCGGTCTGTCTATCGGTGGGATGGGGAGATCCAAGAGGACACGGAGGCCCGCGTAGCACTGCACACGAGAGCCGATCTCGTTCCGGCTGTCGTCGAGCGGGTCAACCGAGAGCACCCGTACGACGTGCCATGTGTCCTGGCCGTACCCGTGTTTGCCAGCAACCCCGCATACGCGCAGTGGGTGCTAGACGAGACCGGATCGCCGGAGTGA
- a CDS encoding tyrosine-type recombinase/integrase: protein MGRPSLPVGTHGRIKVTAKSNGGYVARTKFRDFDGVTRPVERTGQTRTSATNALMEALRDRTSAAGGLVTADTKFRDVADLWLEDVRSSVDAGEMSPNSLDLYERQLRNYVRPALGELSIREVNTPRVDALLRGVRKRRGASTTKTVRSVVSGIMGLAARHGATSVNPTRETKRITADRKRSVRALTREERQRWLAQLESDRQAVRKDLPDLTRWMMATGVRIGEALAVSWDETDLDAGTVDIDWTIVRVRGVGLRRMPPKTESGERTLRLPPFAVAMLRRRRRLAALDREIGPGTAVPVFPDALGGWRDPNNTRRDLRSARGTEGFAWVTSHVFRKTCATILDEAKLTPREIADQLGHSRPSMTQDVYLGRKVVNPATAEALERELGT from the coding sequence ATGGGCCGACCATCGCTACCGGTCGGCACGCACGGGAGGATCAAGGTCACCGCCAAGTCCAATGGCGGCTACGTGGCGCGTACGAAGTTCCGAGACTTCGACGGCGTGACGCGGCCGGTCGAGCGCACCGGGCAGACACGGACCTCTGCGACGAACGCCCTGATGGAGGCGCTTCGGGACCGGACCTCGGCTGCGGGTGGGCTGGTCACCGCCGACACCAAGTTCCGGGACGTGGCGGACCTCTGGCTGGAAGATGTCCGGTCCTCTGTGGACGCTGGCGAGATGTCGCCCAACTCGTTGGACCTGTACGAGCGCCAGTTGCGCAACTACGTCCGTCCGGCGCTGGGCGAGCTGTCGATCCGGGAGGTCAACACCCCGCGCGTTGACGCGCTGCTGCGTGGTGTGCGGAAGCGGCGGGGCGCCTCGACCACCAAGACGGTTCGTAGCGTCGTCTCCGGGATCATGGGCCTGGCCGCCCGACACGGTGCCACGTCGGTCAACCCCACCCGCGAGACCAAGCGCATCACGGCCGACCGCAAGCGGTCCGTGCGCGCCCTGACGCGCGAGGAGAGACAGCGCTGGCTGGCACAGTTGGAGTCCGACCGCCAAGCGGTCAGGAAGGACCTGCCGGACCTCACCCGGTGGATGATGGCGACCGGTGTCCGGATCGGCGAGGCACTGGCCGTGTCCTGGGACGAAACCGACCTCGACGCGGGCACGGTCGACATCGACTGGACCATCGTGCGGGTGCGCGGTGTCGGCCTGCGTCGGATGCCGCCGAAGACGGAGAGTGGCGAACGCACCTTGCGGCTACCCCCGTTCGCGGTGGCGATGCTGCGGCGGCGTAGGCGGCTGGCAGCGCTCGACCGGGAAATCGGGCCGGGTACGGCGGTGCCGGTGTTTCCCGACGCTCTTGGCGGCTGGCGTGACCCAAACAACACTCGCCGTGATCTGCGCAGCGCTCGGGGGACGGAAGGCTTTGCCTGGGTCACCTCGCACGTGTTCCGGAAGACGTGCGCGACGATTCTCGATGAGGCGAAGCTCACTCCCCGGGAGATCGCTGACCAGCTCGGCCACTCGCGGCCGTCGATGACGCAGGACGTCTACCTCGGGCGGAAGGTCGTGAACCCGGCGACTGCGGAAGCGCTCGAACGGGAGCTGGGTACGTAG
- a CDS encoding L,D-transpeptidase, with product MSGRRGMRGAWGAVALGLVTALVTACSSGAADNAGSEPTVAGETAASPESKPVSLSVGPADAAVDVQPGIPVVATATDGKITQVTLTNADGKAVAGAVGPDGLQWTNTEPLGYGKAYTLAVTGQGTDGKQITRTSSFTTVTPRTQTFLSMNPMDGTTVGIGQPLAFYFDEPITDRAAAEAMISISTEPKVDGAFYWFDEKEVHWRPQNFWAAGTKITVDAKVYGKHLGNGVYGQEDRHVTTTIGDAVVHEADGQTHQVTTKINGQVARTMPTSMGNAANTTPTGTYVLMEKHDHMVMDSRTYGLALDAGGYVTPVDWATRMSNSGIFFHSAPWSIGDQGNRNVSHGCLNLSPENAKWVFDLSKPGDVVIVTNSGGPALEAWDGFGDWQIPWDVWSKGNR from the coding sequence ATGTCGGGTCGGCGGGGGATGCGCGGTGCGTGGGGTGCCGTGGCGTTGGGACTGGTCACGGCCCTGGTCACGGCCTGTTCGTCGGGGGCGGCGGACAACGCGGGCAGCGAGCCGACGGTGGCCGGCGAGACGGCCGCCTCGCCGGAGTCCAAGCCGGTGTCGTTGAGCGTCGGCCCGGCCGACGCGGCGGTGGACGTGCAGCCCGGCATCCCGGTCGTCGCGACCGCGACCGACGGCAAGATCACGCAGGTCACGCTGACCAACGCCGACGGCAAGGCGGTCGCGGGGGCGGTCGGCCCCGACGGTCTCCAGTGGACGAACACCGAGCCGCTCGGCTACGGCAAGGCCTACACGCTCGCCGTGACCGGACAGGGCACGGACGGTAAGCAGATCACCCGGACGTCGTCCTTCACCACAGTGACGCCGCGCACGCAGACGTTCCTGTCGATGAACCCGATGGACGGCACGACCGTCGGCATCGGACAGCCGCTGGCGTTCTACTTCGACGAGCCGATCACCGACCGCGCCGCCGCCGAGGCGATGATCTCGATCAGCACCGAGCCCAAGGTCGACGGCGCGTTCTACTGGTTCGACGAGAAGGAAGTGCACTGGCGCCCGCAGAACTTCTGGGCGGCCGGCACGAAGATCACCGTCGACGCGAAGGTCTACGGCAAGCACCTGGGCAACGGCGTGTACGGCCAGGAAGACCGGCACGTCACCACGACCATCGGCGACGCCGTGGTCCACGAGGCCGACGGCCAGACCCACCAGGTCACCACGAAGATCAACGGCCAGGTCGCGCGCACGATGCCCACGTCGATGGGCAACGCCGCCAACACCACGCCGACGGGCACGTACGTGCTCATGGAGAAGCACGACCACATGGTCATGGACTCCCGCACCTACGGCCTGGCGCTGGACGCCGGTGGCTACGTCACCCCGGTCGACTGGGCGACCCGCATGTCCAACAGCGGCATCTTCTTCCACAGCGCACCGTGGTCCATCGGGGACCAGGGCAACCGCAACGTGAGCCACGGCTGCCTGAACCTGTCCCCGGAGAACGCGAAGTGGGTCTTCGACCTCTCCAAGCCCGGCGACGTGGTGATCGTGACCAACTCCGGCGGCCCGGCCCTGGAGGCGTGGGACGGCTTCGGCGACTGGCAGATCCCGTGGGACGTGTGGTCGAAGGGCAACCGCTAG
- a CDS encoding replication initiator, translated as MGVSALVPRLSTTDERLRNFLRANGYRSWRRRVEAVHGCAKPVRLAGSTRVEDTTTGTVLDGFEGSLLVPCGNRRESVCEPCSARYAADTFHLVRSGLTGGKGVPGTVSGHVRVFATLTAPSFGAVHNRPRTRSGRARRCGCGGFHHEADTRLGTPLDPTAYDYVGAVLWQAHSTELWRRFTITAARHLASALGLRVGELRNHLRVSYAKVAEYQRRGLVHFHAVIRVDGPHGPDSPAPAAVTDDLLCAVVRSAAASVTVDTEHTDDIPARTLTWGTQIDAEPIAVHQAGDPAELVHDRRVAGYIAKYATKGTGATSGVDSRIRREAAIDDLEVSGHHKAMMRTAWRLGGLAAFASLNLRRWAHMLGFRGHFLTKSRHYSTTFTALRAARAEHRLAEHLDRLGVTDGSTVLVVGDWSMTGVGYRSDAERDLAEGIATRKLARRTGKED; from the coding sequence ATGGGCGTGTCCGCACTGGTCCCGCGTCTGTCCACTACAGACGAACGGTTGCGGAACTTCTTGCGTGCCAACGGGTACCGGTCGTGGCGGCGTCGGGTCGAGGCCGTGCACGGCTGCGCCAAGCCGGTGCGGCTGGCGGGGTCGACGCGGGTGGAGGACACCACGACCGGCACGGTGTTGGACGGGTTCGAGGGGTCCTTGCTGGTGCCGTGCGGCAACCGGCGGGAGTCGGTGTGCGAACCCTGCTCGGCCCGCTACGCCGCCGACACCTTCCACCTGGTCCGGTCCGGGCTGACCGGCGGCAAGGGCGTGCCCGGGACGGTGTCGGGGCACGTGCGGGTGTTCGCCACCCTCACCGCCCCGTCGTTCGGCGCGGTGCACAACCGGCCGCGTACCCGGTCGGGCAGGGCGCGGCGGTGCGGGTGCGGCGGGTTCCACCACGAGGCGGACACCCGGCTCGGGACGCCGTTGGACCCGACGGCCTACGACTACGTGGGCGCGGTGCTGTGGCAGGCGCATTCCACCGAGCTGTGGCGGCGGTTCACCATCACGGCGGCCCGGCACCTGGCCTCCGCGCTGGGACTGCGGGTCGGCGAACTGCGGAACCACCTGCGGGTGTCCTATGCCAAGGTCGCCGAGTACCAGCGGCGGGGCCTGGTCCACTTCCACGCCGTCATCCGCGTGGACGGACCCCACGGCCCCGACTCCCCGGCCCCGGCGGCGGTGACCGACGACCTGTTGTGCGCGGTGGTGCGTTCCGCGGCTGCCTCGGTCACGGTCGACACCGAGCACACCGACGACATCCCCGCGCGCACCCTGACGTGGGGGACGCAGATCGACGCCGAGCCCATCGCCGTGCACCAGGCCGGCGACCCCGCCGAACTCGTGCACGACCGGCGGGTGGCCGGCTACATCGCCAAGTACGCCACCAAGGGCACCGGGGCCACCTCCGGCGTCGACTCCCGCATCCGACGTGAGGCGGCCATCGACGACTTGGAGGTGTCCGGGCACCACAAGGCGATGATGCGCACCGCGTGGCGGCTGGGCGGGCTGGCCGCGTTCGCCTCGCTCAACCTGCGGCGGTGGGCGCACATGCTCGGCTTCCGGGGCCACTTCCTGACCAAGTCACGCCATTACTCGACCACCTTCACCGCGCTGCGGGCCGCCCGCGCCGAACACCGCCTGGCCGAACACCTCGACCGGCTCGGCGTCACCGACGGCTCGACCGTGCTGGTGGTCGGGGACTGGTCCATGACCGGCGTGGGCTACCGATCGGATGCCGAACGCGACCTGGCCGAAGGCATCGCCACCCGCAAACTCGCCCGACGAACCGGGAAGGAGGATTGA